Within Serratia odorifera, the genomic segment CCATTATTATCAGACCGCCGCAAATATCACCGCCGGCTCGGCCAATGCCACCGCCACGCTGAATATTTCTTATCAGTGATGGAGATGTTGATAACCCATATTTAAAAGAGTATCAGCGAGTGTCTTATATACCCTTGGTGGCGATTGAGAGTTGATAACGTGGTATGTCTCGCTATCATGCGGGTAATTATATTATTAATCGAATGGATGCGAATAAAATGAAAAAACGATTCTTATATGGGGTTTCGCCAGCGCTTGGGGCTGCTGTAATGCTAGTGAGCGGGTCGGTGTATGCAAAGTGCTTTGTAAATAGCATTACAAAAATGGGCACCGTGAGCGGATTGAGCATAAAGGTACAGCGAGACGTGCCGGTTGGCTCGATTATTGGTGAGCAAGTGGTGGGAGCGCTAGAAGGTTATCCAGTCAATTGTGTAGGACCTTCAAAAACATATGCTGCCATGACCTATGGTGATGGTATAACTGAAGGAAATAATGTTTACCGTACCAATTTGTCTGGTGTGGGTGTTAGAGTTACTTATAAACCGAGATCGTACTTTTATACGGCCCCTCCGGCTAAAATATGGAGCTTTAGTGGGGAAAGTATCTATAGTGTGAATTCAGGTGATCTTACCGTACAGTTTGTCAAAACTGGCCCCATTGCTTCTGGCTCGCTTCTCCCCGGCTCTCTGACAAGGTATTACGCAGTATCCGACGTAGACAACTCTTCTGCGGATATTACGACCCTCACTATGGGCGCTGGCAACACCGTAACCCAACTGGCCTGCTCGCTGAATGCTACCAATATTCAGGTGCCGCTGGGAGATGTGTTGGCAACCGAATTTACCGGCGTGGGGACGACGCTAAAACCCAAGGCGTTTAACGTCGGCTTAGCCTGTGATGCCAATGCAAAAATCAACGTCTCGCTGGGGGGGGCGCAAAGTGTCGAGAGCAGCGATAGCAGTATCTTGCAGCTCACTAACGCCGGCAGCGCCGGGGTGGCCAAAGGGGTTGGCGTACAGCTGTTGTACAATAATACGCCGCTAAAACTCAACCAGGTGATGCCGTTGAAAACCTCGGCCGGTGGTCAGGAAACCTTCCCGTTTACCGCCCATTATTATCAGACCGCCGCAAATATCACCGCTGGTTCGGCGAATACCACCGCCACGCTGAATATTTCTTATCAGTGATGGAGATATAGAGGTAAGTGGCAGAGAAAGAGCGAGCAAGAGTTTTCTGCCAAGATAATACTAACGCTTATTTGAGGTTTGGAATTGAAGCGTCTCTTGGCAGTCATCACAGTAAATTAAAAAACCGCTATTACGGTTTTTTTAGCGCCCTCACTTCACCCGCGGCTTATCAACCGGCGTTTTAAACTTCGCCAGATACTGCGGCTGGAAGATGCACATGCGCAGTACGGTGCGATATTCGCCATTGACGAAGAACTCGTCGATCAGCTCACCCTCGACCTCAAAGCCCAGTTTGCTGTAGATGTGGATCGCCTTCGGGTTTTCCTTGTCGACGATCAGGTACAGCTTGTACAGGTTCAGCACCGAAAAGCCATAATCCATCGCCAGTTTGGCGGCGGTGCTGGCGTAGCCTTTGCCCTGGTGCGCCGGATCGATGATGATCTGAAATTCCGCGCGGCGATGGATATGATCGATCTCCACCAGTTCTACCAGGCCGACTTTGGCTCCCTGGTGTTCAATGATAAAACGGCGCTCGCTTTGGTCGTGGATATGCTTGTCATACAGATCGGACAGTTCGACGAAGGCCTCGTAAGGCTCCTCGAACCAGTAGCGCATTACGCTGGCGTTGTTGTCCATCTGGTGGACGAACGTCAAATCATCCCGTTCCAATGGGCGCAATCGGACGCTGGCAGAGCTGGACATGTTGGTTCCTCTATGTCGGTTATCCCCGCGATAGCGCGAACCGCATGATTGTGGCTTTTACGCAACGCGAAGGATCGGGAATAAAAAGTGAAATCCTGCAAATTATAACTTGATGGGATGTATTGCGGCGAAAAAAAACGGCGCCTGCGTGGCGCCGTTGAGATGAGGTTAAGTTTGCGTGCTCAGTCCGCCGCGTGTCCCTGCTCTGGCAGGGGTTGGCCATCGAGCCAGGCTGCGCCGTCACGCATCGCCAGGCGCCCTTCGACAAACCAGTTCACCACCAGCGGATACAGGGTGTGTTCCTGCGCCTGCACGCGTTCCACCACCTCATCTTCCTCGTCGCCAGGGAAGATAGGCACCTTGGCCTGCAGAATTACCGGCCCGCCGTCGAGCTGCTCGGTAACGAAATGCACCGAGGTGCCATGTTCGCTATCACCGTTGTCGATCGCCTGACGATGGGTATGCAGGCCAGGGTACTTCGGCAGCAGGGAAGGGTGAATGTTCAACATCCGGCCAGCGTAGTGCTGCACGAACGCGGCGCTGAGAATACGCATGTAGCCGGCCAGCACCACCAGATCCGGCTGGTATTGGTCGATGGCCTGCGCCAGCGCGGCGTCGAACGCATCGCGATCGGCAAAGGATTTGGCATCCAGCGCATGGGCGGCAATGCCTGCCGCTTCGGCGCGCTGCAAGCCATAGGCCTGAGCCTTGTTGCTGAATACCGCCACGATCTCGGCGGCAACGCGGCCCTGCTGGCAGGCGTCAATCAACGCCTGGAGATTGCTCCCCTGACCGGAGATCAACACCACAATCTTTTTCATCACTGAATAACCACTTGCTGTTGGTCGGCGCTGGCGGTCAGTTTGCCAATCTTCCAGGCTTTTTCGCCAGCGGCGGTCAGCAAGGCGATAGCCGCTTCCACTTCGGCTTCCGGCAGGGCGATAAGCATGCCCACGCCGCAGTTGAAGGTGCGGTACATTTCATGACGGCTGACGTTACCGGCCTGTTGCAGCCAGTTGAATACCGCCGGCCACTGCCAGCTGGCTTCGTCGATCACCGCCTGCATGCCTTCTGGCAGCACGCGTGGAATGTTTTCCCAGAAGCCGCCGCCGGTCAGGTGAGCGATGGCATGAATATCGTGCTGTTCAATCAGTTGCAGTACTGATTTCACATAAATCTTTGGTCGGTGCCAACAGATGGTCGGCCAGCGGTTGGCCGTCGAGGTCGGTGGTCGTCGGATCGGTGTTGCTAACTTCCAGGATCTTGCGCACCAGCGAATAACCATTGGAGTGCGGGCCGGAAGCGCCCAGGGGCAATCAACGCATCGCCGGCCTGAACTTTACTGGCCGTCGATGATTTCCGACTTTTCTACCACACCGACGCAGAATCCGGCGACGTCATAGTCTTCGCCGTGGTACATGCCGGGCATTTCAGCGGTTTCACCGCCCACCAGCGCACAACCTGACTGTTTGCAGCCTTCGGCGATGCCGGTGATCACGCTGGCGGCGGTATCCACATCCAGCTTGCCGGTGGCGTAATAATCGAGGAAGAACAGCGGCTCTGCGCCTTGCACCACCAAATCGTTCACGCACATGGCGACCAGATCGATACCGATGGTGTCGTGGCGTTTCAGATCCATCGCCAGACGCAGCTTGGTGCCCACGCCGTCAGTACCGGAGACCAGGATCGGTTCGCGGTATTTTTGTGGTAATGCACACAGGGCGCCAAAAACCGCCCAGACCACCCATCACTTCCGGGCGGCGGGTCTGTTTTACTACACCTTTGATGCGGTCTACCAATGCGTTGCCAGCATCGATATCGACACCTGCGTCTTTATAGCTGAGAGAGGTTTTGTCGGTCACTGGCGCGATCCCCACGACGGTTTGCGGTTTGAAAACGGTGCTTCCGGCATTGATTCCGGAATAAGGCGCGGCAATTCTAACAGCGCAGGCAAACGTTTGCGAGTGGCTTGTGAGCTTGCTCTGATTTTTCGTCTTCTATAATCATTATCAATCTTTAGTTGATCTGGATCGGGCTATTGTTAGTGGCGTGCCCGCAAAAAGGAGGTATAATCCCGCGATTTTTTTGGCCGTCAACCACCTTAATAGGAGAAAAATGATGAAGATCGTTGAGGTGAAACACCCGCTGGTAAAACACAAGCTTGGTCTGATGCGCGAACACGATATCAGCACCAAACGCTTTCGTGAGCTGGCTTCTGAAGTGGGTAGTTTGCTGACCTATGAAGCGACCGCCGATCTGGAGACTGAAAAAGTCACTATTGAAGGCTGGTGTGGGCCGGTTGAAATCGAGCAGATTAAAGGGAAAAAGATCACCGTCGTGCCTATCCTGCGCGCCGGTCTCGGCATGATGGAAGGCGTGCTGGAACACGTGCCAAGCGCACGCATCAGCGTGGTCGGCGTCTATCGCGATGAAGAAACGCTGGAGCCGGTACCGTATTTCCAGAAGCTGGTCTCCAACATTGAAGAGCGCATGGCGCTGGTGGTTGACCCGATGCTGGCAACCGGTGGTTCGATGATCGCCACCATCGACCTGCTGAAGAAGGCCGGCTGCAACAGCATCAAGGTGCTGGTGCTGGTTGCCGCGCCGGAAGGCATCAAGGCGCTGGAAAGGCGCACCCGGACGTTGAGCTGTACACCGCCTCGATCGATCAATGCCTGAACGAGAAGGGCTACATCGTGCCTGGTCTCGGCGACGCCGGCGACAAGATATTTGGTACCAAGTAAAATTTAGCTGACAAGCCGACTGTAATGAGTCGGTTTTTTTTGCATAAAATATTTATCCCCCAATAACTGCTGTTGCATCACGGCGGCAAGCGAGGCACTGCCGATCAACTGACGCCTGTCAGTGATGCACGCGTGCGCGCAGCCAACGGCAAGACAGCGGCAGGTATGACCGGGATAGCAGAGGAAAAACCGTATGACCCGTCGCGCCATTGGCGTCAGTGAACGCCCGCC encodes:
- a CDS encoding fimbrial protein, which gives rise to MGAGNTVTQLACSLNATNIQVPLGDVLATEFTGVGTTLKPKAFNVGLACDANAKINVSLGGAQSVESSDSSILQLTNAGSAGVAKGVGVQLLYNNTPLKLNQVMPLKTSAGGQETFPFTAHYYQTAANITAGSANTTATLNISYQ
- the speG gene encoding spermidine N1-acetyltransferase, translating into MSSSASVRLRPLERDDLTFVHQMDNNASVMRYWFEEPYEAFVELSDLYDKHIHDQSERRFIIEHQGAKVGLVELVEIDHIHRRAEFQIIIDPAHQGKGYASTAAKLAMDYGFSVLNLYKLYLIVDKENPKAIHIYSKLGFEVEGELIDEFFVNGEYRTVLRMCIFQPQYLAKFKTPVDKPRVK
- the purN gene encoding phosphoribosylglycinamide formyltransferase produces the protein MKKIVVLISGQGSNLQALIDACQQGRVAAEIVAVFSNKAQAYGLQRAEAAGIAAHALDAKSFADRDAFDAALAQAIDQYQPDLVVLAGYMRILSAAFVQHYAGRMLNIHPSLLPKYPGLHTHRQAIDNGDSEHGTSVHFVTEQLDGGPVILQAKVPIFPGDEEDEVVERVQAQEHTLYPLVVNWFVEGRLAMRDGAAWLDGQPLPEQGHAAD